One genomic window of Acomys russatus chromosome 29, mAcoRus1.1, whole genome shotgun sequence includes the following:
- the Spsb1 gene encoding SPRY domain-containing SOCS box protein 1, which produces MGQKVTGGIKTVDMRDATYRPLKQELQGLDYCKPTRLDLLLDMPPVPHDVQLLHSWNNNDRSLNVFVKEDDKLTFHRHPVAQSTDAIRAKVGYTRGLHVWQITWAMRQRGTHAVVGVATADAPLHSVGYTTLVGNNSESWGWDLGRNRLYHDGKNQPSRTYPAFLEPDETFIVPDSFLVALDMDDGTLSFIVDGQYMGVAFRGLKGKKLYPVVSAVWGHCEIRMRYLNGLDPEPLPLMDLCRRSVRLALGKERLGAIPALPLPASLKAYLLYQ; this is translated from the exons ATGGGTCAGAAGGTCACGGGAGGCATCAAGACTGTGGACATGCGGGACGCCACCTACCGACCTCTCAAGCAGGAGCTCCAGGGCCTGGACTACTGCAAGCCCACCCGGCTGGACCTCCTGCTGGACATGCCCCCCGTGCCCCACGACGTCCAGCTGCTCCACTCCTGGAACAATAACGACCGTTCGCTCAATGTCTTCGTGAAGGAAGATGACAAGTTGACCTTTCACCGGCATCCGGTGGCCCAGAGCACAGACGCTATCAGGGCCAAAGTCGGGTACACACGTGGACTGCACGTGTGGCAGATCACGTGGGCCATGAGGCAGCGGGGCACGCATGCCGTGGTGGGGGTAGCCACGGCGGATGCCCCTTTGCACTCTGTTGGGTACACAACCCTCGTAGGGAATAACTCTGAGTCCTGGGGCTGGGACCTGGGGCGTAACCGGCTCTACCATGACGGCAAGAACCAGCCAAGTAGAACATACCCAGCCTTTCTAGAGCCAGACGAGACATTCATCGTCCCTGACTCCTTCCTTGTGGCCCTGGACATGGACGACGGGACTTTGAGTTTCATTGTGGACGGACAGTACATGGGAGTGGCTTTCCGGGGGCTCAAGGGCAAAAAGTTGTACCCCGTCGTGAGTGCCGTCTGGGGCCACTGTGAGATCCGCATGCGCTACTTGAACGGACTTGATC CTGAGCCCCTGCCACTCATGGACCTGTGCCGGCGTTCAGTGCGCCTAGCGCTCGGAAAGGAGCGCCTGGGTGCCATCCCTGCTCTGCCGCTACCTGCCTCCCTCAAGGCCTACCTCCTCTACCAGTGA